TATGCTGGTTAACCAATCTATAGAATGATATTCCTGATGTACGgaaaatatgatttaaattataaaatatagaaacgTTCAATATTAAGACATCTTACCCTTTTCTGGTATGTCAAGTTAACAAAAAACGTAGAGTAACAAGTGGTCAGTCTGATTCAAGTGACACAAATGTAACTGTTTCATTTTACATCAACAAAAGTTTGTattgaaaaataactattttagtcGCAGCAAAAAATAGTTTCACACTTCAGAAAGTGTtgaaaaattgaaactaaataaTTGTACATTATCATTTAAAGAGGAAGttagacaaattattaaaaacaaaataacagtatagAATGACATTATTGCTATGACAATGTTTAAAGTACACATGATCACATACAAGCTTTAATTATCCAAATAATCTGTGGTGCAATTAATACTGTTAtgcattaaatcatttattttttatcagtatatTAGAATCACATTAAATTGTCgataattttgtaattacagtAAGATAAACTAAGCATACAGTTTTTTAACCTTATAGAAATATAAGATTAGAAACATCTGataatctattattattttaaaaggtacaataattttattagtagCATGGTGTAATATGTTCATGTACTAGCACATTACTAATGATATTTTGTTCTACCGTTTCAGTGCTTCAGGAACTATTTATACAGCCATTGATAAAGTGACTGGTGTGAAAGTTGctgttaaacagataaatttaaaccAACAAGTGAAAAAAGAACTTCTAATCAGAGAATTATCAGTACTTCAAGAAACGAAACATCCTAATATAGTGAAGTACTTTGATAGTTATCTTGTTGGTGATGAGCTCTGGGTAAGTGTTGTTAGTGTTACATATTagttctcttttatttttaatattacctcTTATAGAGAGTAGGTTAAGGTTCTGTCTTTATTTAGTTAAATGAGTTTATTTCAAGCAATTCttcatatttaagaaaattttttacatattacTCTTCTAggtgtgaatttttttaaaatcctggttataaataatacttgaAAGATCCCTTGTAAGAGACTGTAGATTGGAGCCATATTTGTTTCAGACacaataatttttaactgattctatatatatgattttgaaataacttatacTTCCTTACAGTGTTCCTAGTAGTATACTATCTCTCATCAACACAATATATATCGGTAGCACTCTGTAATTTATTACGTTGATTTATCCATTTTCTATGTATGTTTGGTTCACATAGTTTATATGTGGTTGTagaaattattgtattaaatgtagcATTATTTGCAAAACTgtaaactttgtgtgaaatacaataaatattaactttgaaGTTTCTTACATCAAATACAAtctgaattgttttgtttataaatgttggaTATAAGATAACATCATtagtaactaatatataaaacaatgtacatttaaaaaatataaaaaatcttttgtggtaaaatataaaaattagaaatagatAAAACTAAGAAAGATGTTGAAAAGTGGTCTCTTTATTAACACTCTTGAaattgaatttgtaatttttttctatgaACCACACGTCTTTCTagataataaaaatctaaatattaaagAATGGTTAAGAACTGTTGTTACTTTAGTTCTACCTCatgaataattgtttaaaaacttttctatttttatttgatatatgattACTGTctcattattatgtataattttagtaaatactaaaatgtatgtgtaatattaaattttgtttgtttaggtaATAATGGAATATATGGAAGGTGGCTGTTTGACTGACATTGTCAACAAAACTTGTCTCtgtgaaaatgaaatatcagtggtttgtaaagaagtatgttatattgattatttgtatttagtatagGTTTCATTATAGCAGAGGTATGATGattgtaatttatgttttcaataattattgtAGTTCCTTGTCAAAATATAGGATACTTACTTCcataaacattcatttcctgAGAAAGCACAatgattattatgtcatgttgcttagcaagaAACATATATAGGCTATACCTTTATGTTAAAATAGATTCAAAACACTCACAATAACATAGACATGTAGCAGCGGTGGACTTGGCCCTGTTTAGGGGCCGTGCTGTTTCATTACTGGTTAGGACCTATACCATCCCACCAGCACAGAGTTATATATGACCTTTGCACTTTATTTGAGGAGGCCAAAGTACAATGGCACATTGGCTAGTCTGCCTCTGTCACAATAtaatatatcaacctaataatcTGAACATAGTTGAGTACTTTCatttatacaaaaacatatatagGATAAACAATGTGTCTTGATAATAATGCTTTACAACCACtcattttatgtcatgttgcttagtaacaaaagtatagtgtaatactgttgttagtccatgtactgaaagtataaatgaaatatataaaacacctTAATTCAAAATGAATTAGGTTTAAAGTTACCAAAATTGTTGGTCTCAACCTGTAAATCCCACACTTTACTCTTGACAGCagataataaaacaagtaataaattaacCTAATAACATGATCAGAGCCAGGTACTTCtggtagttattaatataaacaagctttaatattttttttttgttgtacttcatgtttgtattgttgtatccaaatatcattacatataaaGTATTGAATACGACAAACACACTAAACTCATACTGatatcttaatatatttaaaatattttcatatttcatttaggtTCTCAAAGGAATAGAGTTTCTGCATACCAATAATGTAATTCACAGAGACATTAAAAGTAGTAACATATTACTTGGAAAGGACTACAGTATAAAACTAGGTCAGTTTTTAGACATATAATGACTTTGTGAACATGTTCTAAGTACTTTAGCTTGTTTCTAACACTTTTTATCATAGATTACTTGACCTTCTGACAacacattattttcattaaaacaagaGTTTGAGTTACTATTTGCCCGTTGGAAACTAATATTAATCtgatagtttatttttcaaaaagcaGTCTTATGTGAAGaccttatttctaattatatatattaatggaaAGTAACATTTGTCTCAAAGTACTATAAGCCAGTAATATACaaatagcaaacaaaaaataaaacattgttttttaaaaccTGTCTGtctgaaatttaatatttaaagttttcattattataaaacaaatcaactacagatgtgtttttacttttctatatttttcttaatttgtctgttgtgattgaaaaattacaGGTATGTAAGAaaaccattttgttttatcttttatgcACCTGTAATTTTGAACCACAATAGACAAGTTAAGAGgaatatgaaaaatgaaatacatccacagttaacttgttttataataacttttaacttgtacaatatttcagtatttacaCAACTcgtattgaaatatttaatgttttataccaCATGTATAAATAGTGTTTCATAGAAACTTTTGAGTCTCACCATCTAACCAAACTGATGAGTTCTAACATTGAATGAAAATCTTGTTTGCCTCTGATTTGTAGGATACAAAAGATAgatttgaaatactgtttctcACACATTTATAAGTCACAATGGAGAAACTaagaacaatgtaaaaacaacacCAACTCTTGTTTTTATAACCAGTTTTAAGccagttggttttaaatattttgttaattttccaTGGTTAACtcatgatttttgttatttaattatattttacatgttttaacactagtaatttctaaaataaatattttattacaaactatttgTTCTGGAACTAAGCAGATTTGTATgttgacaagttttatttgtatatttgaatgttaaaatatttctattttacaatCAATATTATCAATAGGACCagaataaattgaaattatagttaaccaattgaatattttttttattaatttatctgaAACAATTggcaaaatttttttttgttattaagtctAACATTTAAAAGATTGAACAAAAATAATGAGAAGTTAATGTTGTCATGTGCCGtcataaaaaatgatataatatacCTGGCTTGATAAGGTTAACTAGTTTTAGAAATCTTGAACTTTTCTCAGCTCAGTTCAGCCTGATGAACTgacaacaaaactgtaacaattattaatacaccttAAGTTGATTTTGTAAGGCTGATTAGAAGCTCTGTATAACTTATTTCTGTTGTCATTTGTTCTCacatgaaaactttatttttggttttctccATCACACAGCTGATTTTGGATTATGTGCCAAAATATCccgaaaacaaaataaacgaacGTCAGTGGTTGGCACTCGTCAATGGATGGCTCCAGAAAtaataatagggaaaatgtatGGACCGGAGGTTGACATCTGGTCACTGGGCATTACAGCCATTGAAATGATTGATGGTCAACCTCCTTATTATGATGAAAATTCTGACATGGTAAGTGTTGGTAACCAGTGCTTACAGCCAAGGAGTAAGAGTAGATTGAATTTCAATTTTCTCCTAATATGGATGTCTCCTATTTTTCTTCacgttttaaaagtaataaaagatttaaattagATAGAAAATTATAGTCTTTCATGAACATTTTCTAGGTCTTAATGACTTGGGTGGATTAATGGTTTGCTTTTGTTCAACACAAATGTTTCTCTGataatgttaataacaaaaattaccaATGTTTCACAATACCCACATTTTTAAAAGCTACACTTTTGTACTTTAAAACACATGTTTTGTACAGAGTGTCTTTCACCAACTACAGGGAATAGATGTAATAAGGACAAAAAGAAGGCTTTGCACATTATTCATACATATAGATGTATTGAATATAATGAATATAACAACCATGTAATCATTGAATGtacatattattgttttgtaacttGTTAACTTTTAGTGTTTTTGGCCATAGTATCACTATCATCTTCTGAAGCcactataataaaacagtaacagtttaGGTAATTCACCCATGGTGATATActtatatttagatattattagGGAGGAATTATCCAAAAGGTTGTACATGGTGATGTTATGGTTGTCAAGTTATGAGGATTCTGTAATAGTCCATGAAGCAgatagtatttttgtgttttataagtaAGGTATATTCTATCTCTGTAATGCTAGTGTAACTAACAGTATTGGctgtaatttttcattatgtatacttatataattttataatcagaATTACTTTTCAGATATATAACTTAATACTAACAAATGGGAAGccagaaattgaaaataaacataaccTATCCCCAGTGTTTCAAgattttttgaataaatgtttagaagtggACGTAACTAAAAGATACACTGCCTCTGAACTCTTAAAGGTATGGTATAAATTACTcatagtttcatatttgtttattttgtaatatccatAATTCCACACAATATCAAGTTTTACTGCTGTTAAACTGACCAACTTTAAggtgaatatttttactttgtaaaacttATCATTATATTTAAATCCATCCATTCACCTTCACTTCAGTTTATCTCTAACTGGTAAAAGTGGTTGTACTTCATAGCAATGTTCCTGTGATATAATTTTTGAGATAATAAAACTCAAAATGTTGTTGGATCTTACATTCAGATACTTTGAATTTTAATGcgtttattattcattaaaaaaacacctgatttttacaatattttgtatggTTTATCTAAAAGCTAGTtctctatttatatttaatgacaaCAAATTGTGACATTGTTTGTATTTACCCTTGTCCttattcatatataaaaatagtgtacATTGTAAACTAGTTATAGAAAACAACTGTTCCATTCTATAAGAATATTAATAaccattatattatatatttaataaagtacaATTTGTTTTCCCCTAGTAAGAGTTACTTGTCTGTTTGTTGTATTTCCACAAATTTTTTCATTAGCCATTATAACAGTTTGTAGTTTCATAATCtcaaatatctaatatttataaaataagtatattgtGAGGGATTTCAGGTCTACTGTATCAAAAACCATTTGTCAGTTAGTGGTGCTAGGAATGAAATGTACCATGTAACTCTTGAGGAGGAAGTTATTCTAGAAGTTTACTAATTAGTTCATCATGTCATATGATGAAGTCTTCCAAGTtcagaaagagaaagaaatgacATACCTGCAGTGTCATGCATTAACAAAAATTCTAATAAGAGTCATGCCAGAAGGTTATGTAAATCTTGATAAAGAAAAACCATACAAATCTATACAAATTACAGTATGATAAATATACAACATCATACCatggttttgaatattttcttagatgtttgagaaaaataaacaaatctacaaacaaaaacatatacattataAAGGTAGATGATATCATTATTAGTGTTGTAACTTGtaatggaaaacaaatattttgaacctggtgatgaaaaagtttaatttttctcacAATTAATGGAGAATTACATTTCATTAATGGTTTGAGAAACAATTACATGTAtcttctaatttttgtttttgttgtttatgtgaTTTTGATACCTGCTGTGGGTTCttcaagttttattatatagttttttatattacaaaaagctGGTAATTCTTGAAGTTATAGATAGACTCATGTAGGACTGGTCATGAGtaatgagttttctgtttttatctttttgtaaTTTTCAGTTTCTTATGCTTTTATGGTaaagtatatataacatttttatcagtaCAAATTGTAAACTTTAAGATATCTTATTACAGAGGATTGTTAAATTTCAATTGTTATATATTCTTCTAGAAGAGTATAATTTACAGAACACTTGATTTGACCTTGTTTATAAAACCATATTGTTAGAGGGTTGTAGTTTAATACGTGGAATTACTTAATCTTCAGTTGTCAGCATGTCTTTGGAATGCCAtactctttaaaaatattaaattttttgctttaataactgcagacagtcttttagGTATTGTTACaagatatttaatcaaagtatccAATAGGATTGTGTTCCATGTGGCTTTCATACACtgccataaagtttctttggaaataactttttatttgtaaagtttttaatatgtCATATCCCAGATCTGTTCA
This genomic window from Tachypleus tridentatus isolate NWPU-2018 chromosome 10, ASM421037v1, whole genome shotgun sequence contains:
- the LOC143230786 gene encoding serine/threonine-protein kinase PAK 3-like isoform X1 → MRLMAYSPCYKNHRPDYLTHLNLLSVVSYPDYKRCHKGCSVEGSYLHNLRNLIIYYAGFIVFVSLGSCLLLLQVLKELKNCSLVGLDGKLTDKEIMIKLSSIVSQGNPNMKYRKISEIGHGASGTIYTAIDKVTGVKVAVKQINLNQQVKKELLIRELSVLQETKHPNIVKYFDSYLVGDELWVIMEYMEGGCLTDIVNKTCLCENEISVVCKEVLKGIEFLHTNNVIHRDIKSSNILLGKDYSIKLADFGLCAKISRKQNKRTSVVGTRQWMAPEIIIGKMYGPEVDIWSLGITAIEMIDGQPPYYDENSDMIYNLILTNGKPEIENKHNLSPVFQDFLNKCLEVDVTKRYTASELLKHPFIELADGCNLYNLLKCQPEMQ
- the LOC143230786 gene encoding serine/threonine-protein kinase PAK 3-like isoform X2, with the protein product MIFLIASGTIYTAIDKVTGVKVAVKQINLNQQVKKELLIRELSVLQETKHPNIVKYFDSYLVGDELWVIMEYMEGGCLTDIVNKTCLCENEISVVCKEVLKGIEFLHTNNVIHRDIKSSNILLGKDYSIKLADFGLCAKISRKQNKRTSVVGTRQWMAPEIIIGKMYGPEVDIWSLGITAIEMIDGQPPYYDENSDMIYNLILTNGKPEIENKHNLSPVFQDFLNKCLEVDVTKRYTASELLKHPFIELADGCNLYNLLKCQPEMQ